The Drosophila ananassae strain 14024-0371.13 chromosome Y unlocalized genomic scaffold, ASM1763931v2 tig00000090, whole genome shotgun sequence genome contains a region encoding:
- the LOC116655638 gene encoding 52 kDa repressor of the inhibitor of the protein kinase-like — MRVQATEKFSEIFILATEAAEIIDAELTVPRRVGRQKNRDNYEGSIEDYYRRSIYIPFLDKYSEELESRFLEHRNILSRIQNIIPEKCADIDVTELYDTVQTLKEEWPKDIPVFTEEFEAEIELWIRKCSNLSKEKPIKTFIEALDVCDETFYPTVYRFLQIGATLPVTVASSERSFSTLRRLKTYLRNKAGEQRLNGLALLNIHLDLEVTSDAILSIMAQKPRKIDVTL; from the exons ATGCGAGTACAAGCTACAGAAAAATTCAGCGAAATCTTTATTTTAGCGACTGAAGCTGCAGAAATCATTGATGCTGAGCTGACTGTTCCTCGACGAGTAGGACGACAGAAAAATCGGGACAACTACGAAGGGAGTATTGAAGATTACTATCGTCGATCAATTTACATTCCGTTCTTGGACAAATACTCAGAAGAGCTCGAGTCGAGATTTTTGGAACATAGGAATATTCTCTCCAGGATACAAAACATCATTCCGGAGAAATGTGCGGACATTGATGTGACTGAATTATACGATACTGTTCAAACCTTGAAAGAAGAATGGCCAAAAGACATCCCTGTATTCACCGAAGAATTCGAAGCAGAAATTGAGTTGTGGATAAG AAAATGTTCAAATCTTTCCAAAGAGAAGCCCATAAAAACATTCATCGAAGCTTTGGACGTTTGCGATGAAACATTCTATCCAACGGTATACCGATTTCTTCAGATCGGTGCAACACTGCCAGTAACAGTGGCTTCGAGCGAACGGTCGTTCTCTACACTACGAAGATTGAAGACATATTTACGCAATAAGGCTGGAGAGCAAAGATTGAATGGATTGGCGCTTCTGAACATTCACCTGGAtctggaagtaacctctgacGCAATATTGAGTATAATGGCCCAAAAACCAAGAAAGATCGATGTTACATTGTGA